From the genome of Arvicola amphibius chromosome 9, mArvAmp1.2, whole genome shotgun sequence, one region includes:
- the Mrln gene encoding myoregulin has translation MSGKNWILMSTTSPQSLEDEILGRLLKILFVLFVDLMSIIYVVITS, from the coding sequence ATGAGTGGTAAAAACTGGATATTAATGTCTACAACTTCACCCCAAAGCCTGGAAGATGAAATTCTGGGACGGCTTCTGAaaattctatttgttttgtttgttgacttAATGTCCATTATATATGTCGTCATAACTTCCTGA